The following DNA comes from Bacteroidales bacterium.
GACAAGGCGACACAGCCGTTCTGTTTTTACATGGCTGGTGTATCAATGGATCTTATTGGGAAAACCAGCTGGAATATTTTTCCAAAAATTACAATGTTTTTGCCATTGACTTGCCGGGTTTTGGCAGTTCCAAAGCCGAAAGAACCAACTGGACAGTTGAGGAATATGCCAATGATGTTATAGCATTCATTGATGCAATGAATCTCAAAAATGTTGTTATCGTAGCACATTCAATGGCTGGTGAAATAATGCTGCAAACGGCACTTGGCAACAATTCCAAAATAGCCGGGATTGTTGGTATTGATAATTTTAAATTTATTGATGTTTCATTTACTCCGGAACAGATGAAACAAATGACCGACTTCTTCCCAATGCTGCAAAACGACTTTAAAAATTCTGCGCCAGTTTATGCTGATATGATGCTATTTCACCCAACAACTTCAAAGGAAGTGAAAGACAGGGTGAAAACTGATTTTGCAAATGCGGATCCTGTTATTGGCTATGGAACTTTTATGAACCAGATGCAATATGCTTTTGGCGATGCTCAAAGATTGGAACAGCTTGATTATAGATTGTATTTAATTAATAGTGACAGCTTTCCAACCAATGATATAGGGCTGAAAAATCATTGTAACGAAAATTTTCAGGTTGAAACAATCCCGTCAACAGGACATTATCCAATGATAGAAAAACCGGCTGAATTTAATTTGATTCTGGAAAAGGTTTTGAAAAGTCTGTAGTAAACGGTTAACACCTGGTTTTAAAGCATAATGGGATAATATGTTAAGGCGCTTTTTGGATTCTTAATGTGATTGTTTTAAGTTGTACAGACTTTCCCTGTATACCACACAGTTTCATGCAAGCTACGATGGTATTAGTATGATGAATAAAAAGAATTTAATTATTAAGCAATGAAAATAGAAAAACTGGGAATTATTCTTATAGTAGTGTTTGCAAACGTATTTACTAATTCTTATTCTCAAAACCCTGCCGAAAAATTCGGGGATATATCTATGGATGAACTAAAAAATAAAATTTGTCCTATTGATTCTAATGCTCATGCTTATTATATTTTTGATTTTGGGAATTCATATTTTCAATATGCTGATACCAAAATAAGCTCAGATGATGTAAATAGCAGCCGTAAAGGATTTCAATTATATTTCACAAGACATTACAGAATAAAAGTGATTGATAACCAGGGCTTCTCCTGGGCCGATATTGAAATACCTTTATACCGGGATGGTGATAAAGAAAAAATACTAAATCTAAAAGCTTGCACATATAATCTGGAGAACAATAAAATCGTAAAAACCAAGCTGGAAAAGAAAGATACTTATACTGAAGAAACAAATAAATACTGGATTACAGAAAAATTTGCAATGCCCTCTGTCCGTGAAGGTTCAATAATAGAGATTGAATATACCATTAAATCGGATTTTTATTTTAATCTAAGGGAATGGTACTTTCAGTC
Coding sequences within:
- a CDS encoding alpha/beta hydrolase, which codes for MNKNAVLFIVIALLLSNVNKAQTLERMKAKQITIRDRQVEISYFQQGQGDTAVLFLHGWCINGSYWENQLEYFSKNYNVFAIDLPGFGSSKAERTNWTVEEYANDVIAFIDAMNLKNVVIVAHSMAGEIMLQTALGNNSKIAGIVGIDNFKFIDVSFTPEQMKQMTDFFPMLQNDFKNSAPVYADMMLFHPTTSKEVKDRVKTDFANADPVIGYGTFMNQMQYAFGDAQRLEQLDYRLYLINSDSFPTNDIGLKNHCNENFQVETIPSTGHYPMIEKPAEFNLILEKVLKSL